The Bos mutus isolate GX-2022 chromosome 7, NWIPB_WYAK_1.1, whole genome shotgun sequence genome window below encodes:
- the LOC102267152 gene encoding mitochondrial ornithine transporter 2: MKSSPAIQAAIDLTAGALGGTACVLTGQPFDTMKVKMQTFPGLYKGLTDCALKTYSQVGLRGFYKGTGPALMAYVAENSVLFMCYGFCQHFVRKVAGLDEQAKLNDLQTAAAGSIASAFAALALCPTELVKCRLQTMHELEMSGRIAKSHDTVWSVVKSILRKDGPWGFYHGLTSTLFQVVPGYFFFFGGYELSRSFFASGGSKDELGPVPLMLSGGIAGICLWFVIYPVDCIKSRIQVLSMFGKQTGFIRTLLSVVRTEGIAALYSGLKATLIRAFPANAALFLAYEYSRKMMMSQFEAY, encoded by the coding sequence ATGAAATCCAGTCCTGCTATCCAGGCTGCCATCGACCTCACCGCGGGGGCCCTGGGGGGCACAGCGTGCGTCCTGACCGGGCAGCCCTTCGACACTATGAAGGTGAAGATGCAGACGTTCCCCGGCCTGTACAAGGGCCTCACCGACTGTGCCCTGAAGACGTACTCCCAGGTGGGCTTGCGGGGCTTCTACAAGGGGACCGGCCCCGCGCTAATGGCCTACGTCGCCGAGAACTCGGTCCTCTTCATGTGCTACGGCTTCTGCCAACATTTCGTTAGGAAAGTGGCTGGACTGGACGAGCAGGCGAAGCTGAATGATCTGCAAACTGCGGCCGCAGGTTCCATCGCCTCAGCGTTTGCCGCGCTGGCCCTGTGCCCCACTGAGCTCGTGAAGTGCCGGCTGCAGACCATGCACGAACTGGAGATGTCAGGGAGGATAGCCAAAAGCCATGATACAGTTTGGTCCGTCGTGAAGAGTATCCTTAGAAAGGATGGCCCCTGGGGCTTCTACCACGGACTCACCAGTACTCTGTTTCAAGTAGTACCAGGCTATTTCTTCTTCTTCGGTGGCTATGAACTGAGCCGATCGTTTTTTGCCTCCGGGGGTTCAAAAGATGAACTAGGCCCTGTCCCCTTGATGTTAAGTGGTGGAATTGCTGGCATTTGCCTTTGGTTTGTCATATACCCCGTGGATTGTATCAAATCCAGAATTCAGGTTCTTTCCATGTTTGGAAAACAGACAGGATTCATCAGAACTCTTTTAAGTGTTGTGAGAACCGAAGGAATAGCAGCTTTATATTCTGGTCTGAAAGCTACTCTGATTCGAGCgtttcctgccaatgcagcacTATTTTTGGCTTATGAATACAGCAGGAAAATGATGATGAGCCAGTTTGAAGCATATTGA
- the TAF7 gene encoding transcription initiation factor TFIID subunit 7, which yields MSKSKDDAPHELESQFILRLPPEYASTVRRAVQSGHVNLKDRLSIELHPDGRHGIVRVDRVPLAAKLVDLPCVMESLKTIDKKTFYKTADVCQMLVSTVDGDLYPPVEEPVATADPKASKKKDKDKEKKFVWNHGITLPLKNVRKRRFRKTAKKKYIESPDVEKEVKRLLSTDAEAVSTRWEIIAEDETKETENQGLDISSPGMSGHRQGHDSLEHDELREIFNDLSSSSEDEDETQHQDEEDINIIDTEEDLERQLQDKLNESDEQHQENEGTNQLVMGIQKQIDNMKGKLQETQDRAKRQEDLIMKVENLALKNRFQAVLDELKQKEDREKEQLSSLQEELESLLEK from the coding sequence atgagtaagagCAAAGATGATGCTCCTCATGAACTAGAGAGCCAGTTTATCTTACGCCTACCCCCGGAGTATGCCTCTACTGTGAGGCGGGCGGTACAGTCTGGCCATGTCAACTTGAAGGACAGACTGTCAATTGAGTTACACCCTGATGGGCGTCATGGAATTGTCAGAGTGGACCGAGTCCCTTTGGCCGCAAAATTGGTAGACCTGCCGTGTGTTATGGAGAGTTTGAAAACCATTGATAAAAAAACCTTTTACAAGACAGCTGATGTCTGTCAGATGCTTGTCTCTACAGTTGATGGTGATCTGTATCCTCCTGTGGAGGAACCAGTTGCTACTGCTGATCCCAAAGCAAGCAAAAAGAAGGAtaaggacaaagagaaaaaatttgtatggaaccatgGAATTACTCTGCCTCTGAAAAATGTGAGAAAGAGAAGATTCCGTAAGACAGCAAAGAAAAAGTATATTGAGTCTCCAGATgtggaaaaagaagtaaagcgGTTGCTGAGCACAGATGCTGAAGCTGTCAGTACCCGCTGGGAAATAATTGCTGAAGATgagacaaaagaaacagaaaatcaaggCCTTGATATCTCTTCCCCAGGAATGTCTGGGCATAGGCAGGGCCATGACTCCTTAGAACATGATGAGCTTCGGGAGATATTCAATgacctcagcagcagcagtgaagatgAAGATGAGACACAGCATCAAGATGAAGAAGATATAAACATCATAGACACTGAAGAAGATCTGGAAAGGCAGCTACAGGACAAACTAAATGAATCAGATGAACAGCACCAAGAAAACGAGGGAACCAATCAGCTGGTTATGGGAATTCAGAAACAGATTGATAACATGAAAGGCAAGCTCCAAGAGACCCAGGACAGAGCAAAGCGACAGGAGGATCTCATCATGAAAGTGGAAAACCTGGCTCTCAAGAACAGATTTCAGGCTGTGCTGGATGAACTGAAACAGAAGGAAGACCGGGAAAAAGAGCAGCTCAGCTCTTTGCAAGAAGAGCTAGAATCACTCCTAGAGAAGTGA